A region of the Pseudomonas silesiensis genome:
CGTCCTTCAACAAAGCGTCAGGGCTCAACAGTTGCGGATCCAGATGCGTCGACCAATCGACGCAGGTGGCGCTGAGCAGTTCCAGGCCGTAATCGTTGACCGCAATCGAAAAGGTCACGGGCAGCCGTTGACTGATCCGCCATGCCAGCAGGCTCGCCAGGCCCAGATGCACCTGGCGCCCGGCAAAGGGGTAGAGGAAAAGATGCCAGCCTTCGCGGGATTTCAGTACCTCGGCCAGCAGGCAGGTCTCGGTAGGCAATCCGGACCAGCGTTTCTGTACCTCTAATAATGGGCGCAGTGCCTGCATTTCCGGGCCGATAAAGGTGCCTTGGTCCGCGGCACTGAAACGCGCTACCACGGCATGCGCCAACTCGCTGGACAGTGGCATTCGGCCGCCATTCCAGCGCGGCACTGCGGCTTTTTTCGTGGCGCTGCGTTTGACATAAGCCGTCATGTTTTCCACCCGGACCAGCTCCAGCAAGCGTCCGGCAAACAGAAAACCGTCGCCGGGCTTGAGCCTTGCGATAAAACCTTCTTCGACACTGCCCAACTGCTTGCCACCGCCGCCTTTGCTCCAGAACTTCAACTGAATGCTCGCGTCGCTGACGATAGTGCCGATGCCCATGCGATGCCGTCGGGCCAATCGCGCATCCGGCACGCGCCAGACACCGTATTCATCAGGTTCGACCCGGCGATAGTCCGGATAGGCTGTCAGAGAAAGCCCGCCATGGCGTACGAAAGCCAGGGCCCAGGTCCAATCCTGCGGTGTGAGATCACGATAAGCCCAAGCCCTGCGCACTTCATCGTACAGCTCATCGGGCAAAAAACCGCCGCCCAAGGCCATGCTCACCAAGTGTTGAACCAGTACATCCAAAGGCTTGTGCGGCGATTCGCGGGGTTCGATCCGGCCTTGCGCCACGGCGTCCTGTGCCGCGGCGGCTTCGATCAATTCCAGGCTGTGCGTTGGCACCAGCGTCACCCGCGAAACCCGGCCCGGCGCGTGGCCGGAACGCCCTGCACGCTGCATCAACCGCGCCACGCCTTTGGCCGAGCCGATTTGCAGGACCCGCTCGACCGGCAGGAAGTCCACGCCCAGGTCCAGGCTCGAGGTGCAGACCACGGCTTTGAGTTGACCGTCTTTGAGCGCTCGTTCGACCCAGTCGCGGGTATCCCTGGACAACGAGCTGTGATGCAGGGCGATCAGGCCGGCCCAGTCCGGGCGGGCCTCGAGCAGCGCCAGGAACCAGATTTCCGATTGCGCACGGGTGTTGGTGAATACCAGGCTGCCGGGGCTGGATTCGAGCTCGGCAACCACCGCCGGCAACATCTTCAAGCCGATGTGGCCAGCCCATGGAAAGCGCTCGAGGGCGGGCGGCAGCAACGTGTCGACCTGCAGTGCCTTGGACGTTTGCCCCTGCACGCTGATGCCACCGCCCTGTGGGATTAATACCTGTTCGGCGTGGGCCTGATTACCCAGCGTTGCGGAAACGCCCCAGACGATCAACCCGGGGTGCC
Encoded here:
- a CDS encoding ligase-associated DNA damage response DEXH box helicase — encoded protein: MGTSPDFARHWFTARGWKPFVFQKQVWAAIKNGQSGLLHASTGAGKTYAVWFGALDRFARSTPPDDKPRKRKPLAEPLTVLWITPMRALAADTARALEAPLHDLQIRWSIGLRTGDTSSSERARQSRRLPSALITTPESLTLMLARADAFTALSTLRMVVVDEWHELLGNKRGVQLQLALARLRRWHPGLIVWGVSATLGNQAHAEQVLIPQGGGISVQGQTSKALQVDTLLPPALERFPWAGHIGLKMLPAVVAELESSPGSLVFTNTRAQSEIWFLALLEARPDWAGLIALHHSSLSRDTRDWVERALKDGQLKAVVCTSSLDLGVDFLPVERVLQIGSAKGVARLMQRAGRSGHAPGRVSRVTLVPTHSLELIEAAAAQDAVAQGRIEPRESPHKPLDVLVQHLVSMALGGGFLPDELYDEVRRAWAYRDLTPQDWTWALAFVRHGGLSLTAYPDYRRVEPDEYGVWRVPDARLARRHRMGIGTIVSDASIQLKFWSKGGGGKQLGSVEEGFIARLKPGDGFLFAGRLLELVRVENMTAYVKRSATKKAAVPRWNGGRMPLSSELAHAVVARFSAADQGTFIGPEMQALRPLLEVQKRWSGLPTETCLLAEVLKSREGWHLFLYPFAGRQVHLGLASLLAWRISQRLPVTFSIAVNDYGLELLSATCVDWSTHLDPQLLSPDALLKDVLASLNAGELALRRFREIARIAGLVFAGYPGAPKSTRQVQASSGLFFEVFKQYDAGNLLLAQAGEEVLREELDIHRLEQTLARLNRLQLDLHSVKRPTPLGFPLLVERMRESMSSEKLADRIRRMVSDLEKTAETGKA